The Thioclava nitratireducens genome includes a region encoding these proteins:
- a CDS encoding transposase domain-containing protein, whose product MVRPDRVGNDFTGKAVAFQARHLGRYLHPTRLSNRTIPNKLAMPLAYIHRHWDGRQTFLHDGRVEIDSNSVENLIRPIALNRKNALFAGHDDGERAWGRIASLIETEKINGVEPFAYLKATLEAIAVGHPQGRIDELLPWTFKPSS is encoded by the coding sequence TTGGTACGCCCAGACCGCGTAGGCAACGATTTCACGGGGAAAGCGGTAGCCTTTCAGGCGCGGCATCTCGGACGGTATCTTCATCCCACACGCCTATCCAACAGAACCATCCCGAACAAGTTGGCGATGCCGCTCGCTTACATCCACCGGCACTGGGACGGGCGCCAGACCTTCCTGCACGATGGGCGGGTGGAGATCGACTCCAACAGCGTGGAGAACCTGATCCGGCCCATCGCTCTGAATAGGAAGAACGCATTGTTCGCCGGACATGACGACGGCGAGCGCGCTTGGGGACGCATCGCATCGCTCATCGAGACCGAAAAGATCAACGGCGTCGAACCCTTCGCCTATCTCAAGGCCACCCTCGAGGCCATCGCCGTCGGCCATCCGCAAGGCCGCATCGACGAACTTCTCCCGTGGACCTTCAAGCCGTCAAGCTGA
- a CDS encoding DMT family transporter, with protein sequence MIRPNFAVFGPVALLPLLAALCYALNMIVLRKARGGQSPLSFQLGASLCAAGLLLFIEILRQLSGLAPDLPLLPGWTGYAVLAAGALSTVTFLMITFAFSRVEASLLAPFQYLEIVGATVLGFLVFGDIPDALTFLGTGIILASGIYVFHRERVQDGPDEKEFRARS encoded by the coding sequence GTGATCCGGCCGAACTTTGCCGTGTTCGGTCCGGTGGCGTTGCTGCCGCTGCTGGCCGCCCTGTGCTATGCGCTCAACATGATCGTCCTTCGCAAGGCGCGTGGCGGGCAATCCCCCCTGAGCTTCCAATTGGGCGCCTCGCTCTGCGCCGCGGGCCTCCTGCTGTTTATCGAGATACTCCGCCAACTCAGCGGGCTCGCTCCGGACCTGCCTCTCTTGCCCGGTTGGACGGGCTATGCGGTGCTCGCCGCCGGGGCGCTGTCGACAGTGACGTTCCTGATGATCACTTTTGCGTTCTCTCGCGTCGAGGCGAGCCTGCTGGCCCCGTTCCAGTATCTCGAGATCGTTGGTGCGACAGTCCTCGGGTTTCTGGTGTTCGGCGACATTCCCGACGCGCTCACGTTCCTCGGCACCGGGATCATCCTGGCATCCGGAATCTATGTCTTCCATCGCGAAAGGGTGCAGGACGGGCCTGACGAAAAGGAATTTCGCGCGCGCTCCTGA
- a CDS encoding sulfite exporter TauE/SafE family protein, whose product MLSIVLLVLAGLMAGMVNAIAGGGTLLSFPALVWLGVPPVMANATATLTALPGYIGSTWAFRNDIRAEGSLGLAGVVGTAALRGLTGAGLLLITSGEAFVGIVPWLIFAATLLFAAGPRLVAMVQARGVKVGPVLSAVAIFLVSGYGGYFNGGVGIMLLAMFSLIGFRNLHGMNGLKNLLSAVLSLVSVTAYASAGLIAWDSAAVLAVSTTLGGYIGAHQARRIRHTEYLRGLIVAIGAVLTLVFFVI is encoded by the coding sequence ATGCTCTCCATCGTTTTACTTGTCTTAGCAGGTCTCATGGCCGGAATGGTTAATGCGATCGCGGGTGGCGGCACGCTTCTCAGCTTTCCAGCTTTGGTCTGGCTAGGTGTCCCGCCCGTGATGGCAAATGCCACTGCGACGCTGACAGCGCTGCCGGGATATATTGGAAGTACCTGGGCGTTCCGGAACGACATTCGTGCCGAGGGAAGTCTTGGCCTCGCAGGCGTGGTAGGAACTGCGGCTCTTCGCGGACTTACAGGGGCCGGTCTGTTGCTGATTACCTCCGGAGAAGCTTTTGTCGGCATCGTGCCGTGGCTCATCTTCGCCGCGACATTGCTCTTCGCTGCAGGGCCTCGTCTCGTGGCGATGGTGCAGGCCCGCGGCGTGAAGGTAGGACCGGTGCTTTCGGCTGTCGCGATCTTTCTCGTTTCCGGCTATGGCGGCTACTTCAACGGCGGGGTAGGAATTATGCTTCTCGCGATGTTCAGTCTCATCGGCTTTCGCAATCTCCACGGCATGAACGGTCTAAAGAATCTTCTGTCCGCCGTTCTCTCGCTGGTTTCCGTCACAGCTTACGCGAGCGCTGGCCTGATCGCTTGGGACTCCGCTGCCGTGTTGGCCGTCTCGACCACATTGGGCGGCTATATTGGGGCGCATCAGGCGCGCAGAATCCGGCATACCGAGTATCTTCGTGGGCTGATTGTAGCGATCGGTGCGGTGTTGACGCTGGTCTTTTTCGTCATCTGA
- a CDS encoding FadR/GntR family transcriptional regulator, whose amino-acid sequence MDARRLLEPQVAAAAAMRRESEDIAHLRRCVAEGKAARNRAECERADDAFHQTVARVARNPVLIALLRHFSGTRCRAVWQREWDRTYRRVGVEEFTLVHCGHHEKVVAAIADRDPRAAHRAMAHHLEVVSSAMREADP is encoded by the coding sequence ATGGACGCGCGCAGACTGCTCGAACCGCAGGTCGCGGCGGCAGCGGCGATGCGACGGGAGTCAGAGGACATTGCTCATCTTCGCCGGTGTGTTGCTGAAGGGAAAGCGGCGCGCAACCGCGCCGAATGTGAACGGGCAGATGATGCCTTCCACCAGACCGTTGCCCGGGTGGCGCGAAACCCGGTTCTGATTGCGCTCCTACGACATTTTTCAGGCACACGTTGCCGCGCAGTCTGGCAAAGGGAATGGGATCGAACCTACCGACGCGTCGGAGTCGAAGAGTTCACCCTTGTTCATTGTGGTCACCACGAAAAGGTGGTTGCGGCGATCGCGGACAGGGATCCCCGCGCGGCGCATCGGGCCATGGCCCATCATCTCGAAGTTGTCAGTAGCGCGATGCGAGAGGCCGATCCGTAG
- a CDS encoding D-2-hydroxyacid dehydrogenase family protein: protein MKVHILDDWFDTLRGLPSFKRLDGHEVTVWTDHESDVDRLAERHADAEVLVLFRERTPITAELLAKLPKVRLIAQRSSYPHVDVTACTRHGVVLCSDMAEGKPSVAAAELTLALMLAAARDLPRQMESLKSGHWQAGVGLSLTGRQLGLIGYGRIGQLVAKYGRALDMKVWWWGSEQGRARAEADGEVVAPSREAFFAQSDVVSLHVRLNAQTRGMITAQDLSAMQPQSIFVNTSRAGLVAPGALEAALEGNSPGRIAIDVFDHEPFHDTGSVLLTDPRVIATPHIGFVTQDELEHQFADIYAQVNAFDAGAPINVINPEAVS, encoded by the coding sequence ATGAAAGTTCACATTCTCGACGACTGGTTCGACACGCTGCGCGGCCTGCCCAGCTTCAAGCGGCTGGACGGGCACGAGGTCACGGTCTGGACCGACCACGAAAGCGATGTGGATCGCTTGGCGGAGCGGCATGCCGATGCGGAGGTGCTGGTGCTGTTTCGCGAGCGCACGCCGATCACCGCCGAGCTTCTGGCAAAGTTGCCGAAGGTGCGCCTGATCGCGCAACGCAGCAGCTATCCGCATGTCGACGTCACGGCCTGCACCCGGCATGGCGTGGTCCTGTGCAGCGATATGGCAGAGGGCAAGCCCTCGGTCGCGGCGGCAGAGCTGACGCTGGCGCTGATGCTTGCCGCCGCGCGCGATCTGCCGCGGCAGATGGAGAGCCTGAAAAGCGGCCACTGGCAGGCGGGCGTGGGCCTCAGCCTCACGGGTCGACAGCTCGGACTGATTGGCTATGGCCGGATCGGGCAGCTGGTCGCAAAATATGGCCGTGCGCTCGACATGAAAGTCTGGTGGTGGGGCTCCGAGCAGGGCCGGGCGAGGGCAGAGGCGGATGGCGAGGTCGTGGCCCCCAGCCGCGAGGCGTTCTTCGCGCAAAGCGATGTTGTCAGCCTGCATGTCCGGTTGAATGCCCAGACCCGCGGCATGATCACGGCGCAGGATCTGTCCGCGATGCAGCCACAGAGCATTTTCGTGAACACATCCCGGGCCGGTCTCGTCGCACCCGGTGCGCTCGAAGCGGCGCTCGAGGGAAACAGCCCCGGTCGCATCGCCATCGACGTGTTCGACCACGAGCCGTTCCACGATACCGGCTCCGTGCTGCTGACCGATCCGCGGGTCATCGCGACGCCGCATATCGGCTTCGTGACCCAAGACGAGCTGGAACATCAATTCGCGGATATCTACGCTCAGGTGAACGCGTTCGACGCAGGCGCGCCGATCAACGTCATAAATCCCGAAGCGGTGAGCTGA
- a CDS encoding IS6 family transposase — protein MKIPSEMPRLKGYRFPREIVAYAVWAYQRFALSTADVEDLLAERGVIVSRETVRKWVNRFGCHFATCIKRDRPGASDKWHLDEVVIAIRGKKHWLWRAVDGNGDVLDILVQPRRNAKAARRFLKRLVGRFGAPRVIVTDKLRSYVRPIRELAPGADHRAHKGLNNRIEGSHRPTRKREKLMGRFKSHRQAQRFLAAHDQINTLFRPRRYQLSANSYRHVRSDAHDLWRHYALEMTA, from the coding sequence ATGAAGATACCGTCCGAGATGCCGCGCCTGAAAGGCTACCGCTTTCCCCGTGAAATCGTTGCCTACGCGGTCTGGGCGTACCAACGGTTCGCGCTCAGCACTGCGGATGTCGAGGACCTGTTGGCGGAGCGCGGCGTGATCGTCAGCCGGGAAACGGTCCGAAAATGGGTCAACCGATTTGGCTGCCACTTCGCCACCTGCATCAAGCGCGACAGGCCAGGCGCCAGCGACAAGTGGCATCTCGATGAAGTTGTCATAGCGATCCGCGGCAAGAAACACTGGTTGTGGCGCGCCGTCGACGGGAATGGAGACGTGCTTGATATTCTGGTCCAGCCACGACGGAACGCCAAGGCTGCAAGGCGTTTTCTCAAACGGTTAGTCGGCCGGTTCGGCGCGCCGAGGGTCATCGTCACCGACAAGCTTCGCAGTTATGTCAGGCCGATCCGCGAGCTGGCGCCGGGGGCAGATCACCGAGCGCACAAAGGCTTGAACAACCGCATCGAAGGATCGCACCGCCCGACCCGCAAGCGTGAGAAACTCATGGGCAGGTTCAAGTCGCACAGGCAAGCGCAGAGGTTCCTCGCCGCCCACGACCAGATCAACACTCTCTTCCGCCCCCGCCGCTATCAACTTTCCGCCAACTCCTATCGCCATGTCAGGTCCGATGCCCATGACCTGTGGCGCCACTACGCCCTCGAGATGACCGCCTGA